One Candidatus Methylomirabilota bacterium genomic region harbors:
- a CDS encoding DUF3883 domain-containing protein, whose product MSRLEELKPNAAVRGILPDALATVVSVQWFGSEALELTYKTPSGKVANELLYRHDEPRLEVVEQGRPWSFDGEGDLFRLVSEAHRIRLAHLFDPVLAVHTSVLEPLPHQITAVYDVMLPRQPLRFLLADDPGAGKTIMAGLLMKELIARGDLHRCLVVCPGSLAEQWQDELYRRFHLPFEILTNDKLEAARTGNWFLETNLVIARLDKLSRNEDVQDKLRVPDCRWDLIVCDEAHKMSASLFGGEVKYTKRYKLGQLLSTLTRHFLLMTATPHNGKEEDFQLFMALLDGDRFEGRFRDGVHVSDVSDLMRRMVKEGLLKFDATPLFPERIAYTVPYKLSDAEARLYKEVTDYVREEFNRAEALQNDKRAGTVGFALTILQRRLASSPEAICQSLRRRRERLESKLREMELLQRGNEDAAPIAVGAPELDAEDVEDLEDAPDNEVETAEEEILDQATAARTITELKAEISTLKRLEGLALALRRSGEDRKWCELSKLLGTVFATGPATGRVAEAPVPYGSGPIPPPTPSPHQKLVLFTEHRDTLTYLEDRVSTLLGRREAIVTIHGAMGREDRMKAQEMFKHDPDVQVLLATDAAGEGINLQRAHLMVNYDLPWNPNRIEQRFGRIHRIGQTEVCHLWNLVAEETREGDVYRTLLDKLEQARQALGGQVFDVLGKLQFEGKPLRDLLIEAIRYGERPEVRARLTQVVANAFDKAQLQDLLEERALAHDSMDASRVFRVREEMERAEARRLQPHYIESFFLEAFRRLGGSVKQRESRRYEITHVPAPVRNRDRLIGVGEPVLPRYERIAFEKNLVAPQGQPLAAFLCPGHPLLDATIDLILERHRDLLRRGAVLVDERDIGARPRVLFYLEHAIADAGLTRAGDRRIASKRMLYVELDADGNTRHMHYAPYLDYRPMTEDEPGVDTILARPECAWINFELEQKAQGYAVAQVVPEHLAEVRSRRLDLIAKTEAAVQDRLTKEISYWDHRAEQLKLQEQAGRTNARLNSDEARKRADALQGRLQKRFEELKLEKQIAPLPPVVMGGLLVVPAGLLAAMTGTSKAAVPTHVEDTQVSAAKARAIVMQTERDLGFVPTDRETEKLGYDIESRIPGTGKLRFLEVKGRVSGAPTITVTKNEILYSLNKPDDFILAIVEFDGLSVAPGTGQAGDTHRVHYVRRPFHREPDFGVTSVNYDFAELLARAEGPR is encoded by the coding sequence ATGAGCAGGCTTGAAGAGCTGAAACCCAACGCCGCTGTGCGAGGCATCCTGCCGGATGCTCTCGCGACGGTTGTGAGCGTTCAGTGGTTCGGTTCAGAAGCCCTGGAGCTGACCTACAAGACGCCGTCCGGCAAGGTGGCGAACGAACTTCTGTATCGGCACGATGAACCCAGGCTGGAGGTTGTCGAACAGGGCCGCCCGTGGAGTTTCGACGGGGAAGGCGACCTCTTTCGACTGGTTTCCGAGGCGCACCGTATCCGGCTCGCTCACCTTTTCGATCCCGTCCTGGCCGTGCATACGTCCGTTCTGGAACCCCTGCCGCACCAGATCACCGCGGTCTATGACGTGATGCTGCCCCGCCAGCCGTTGCGCTTCCTGCTTGCCGACGATCCCGGCGCCGGCAAGACGATCATGGCCGGTTTGCTGATGAAGGAACTCATTGCCCGCGGCGACCTGCACCGCTGCCTCGTCGTGTGTCCCGGCAGTCTTGCCGAACAGTGGCAAGATGAACTCTACAGGCGCTTCCATCTGCCGTTCGAAATCCTCACGAACGACAAACTGGAAGCCGCGCGAACAGGCAACTGGTTCCTGGAAACGAACCTGGTCATTGCGCGCCTGGACAAACTCTCTCGCAACGAGGATGTGCAGGACAAGCTCAGGGTCCCCGATTGCCGGTGGGATCTGATTGTCTGCGACGAAGCGCATAAGATGTCCGCCAGCCTGTTCGGCGGCGAGGTCAAATACACGAAGCGCTACAAACTCGGACAACTCCTCTCCACGCTCACTCGGCATTTCCTGTTGATGACGGCGACACCGCACAACGGGAAGGAAGAAGACTTCCAACTGTTCATGGCCTTGCTCGACGGCGACCGGTTCGAGGGACGTTTCCGGGACGGCGTCCACGTGTCGGATGTGTCCGACCTCATGCGCCGCATGGTCAAGGAAGGACTGTTGAAGTTCGACGCGACGCCGCTGTTTCCCGAGCGTATCGCGTACACCGTTCCCTACAAGCTCTCCGACGCCGAGGCGCGGCTCTACAAGGAAGTCACCGACTACGTGCGCGAGGAGTTCAACCGGGCCGAGGCGTTGCAAAACGACAAGCGCGCCGGCACGGTCGGTTTTGCCCTCACGATCCTCCAACGCCGCCTTGCTTCGTCACCAGAGGCCATTTGCCAATCCCTCCGCCGCCGGCGTGAGCGGTTGGAAAGTAAACTACGGGAAATGGAACTGCTCCAACGGGGCAACGAGGATGCAGCGCCCATTGCCGTCGGAGCCCCGGAACTCGATGCTGAGGACGTTGAGGATCTGGAAGACGCCCCTGATAACGAAGTCGAGACCGCCGAGGAAGAGATCCTTGACCAGGCGACCGCCGCCCGCACGATTACGGAACTGAAGGCGGAGATCAGTACACTGAAACGGCTTGAGGGGCTGGCCCTCGCTCTCCGCCGCAGCGGCGAAGACCGGAAATGGTGCGAACTGTCGAAACTGCTGGGCACAGTCTTCGCGACCGGCCCGGCGACCGGCCGAGTTGCGGAAGCGCCGGTCCCCTACGGCTCCGGCCCGATTCCTCCGCCAACCCCATCCCCGCACCAGAAGCTTGTCCTGTTCACGGAGCACCGCGACACACTCACATACCTGGAGGACCGCGTCTCGACATTGCTTGGACGCCGCGAAGCGATTGTGACGATTCACGGCGCGATGGGCCGTGAGGACCGAATGAAGGCCCAGGAAATGTTCAAGCACGATCCCGACGTGCAGGTTCTCCTTGCCACGGACGCCGCGGGCGAGGGGATCAATCTCCAACGGGCTCACCTGATGGTCAACTACGACCTGCCTTGGAATCCGAACCGGATCGAGCAACGGTTCGGCCGCATTCATCGTATCGGGCAAACCGAAGTCTGCCACCTCTGGAATCTCGTGGCTGAGGAGACCCGCGAAGGCGATGTCTATCGTACCTTGCTGGACAAACTGGAACAGGCTCGCCAGGCGCTCGGCGGCCAGGTCTTCGACGTGCTGGGCAAACTCCAGTTCGAAGGCAAACCCTTGCGCGACCTGCTGATCGAGGCCATCCGTTACGGCGAACGGCCCGAAGTCCGCGCGCGCTTGACGCAGGTCGTAGCCAATGCCTTCGACAAGGCCCAGTTGCAGGACCTGCTGGAAGAACGGGCGCTCGCGCATGACAGCATGGACGCGTCGCGCGTCTTCCGCGTACGCGAGGAAATGGAACGGGCCGAGGCCCGTCGGCTACAGCCGCACTACATTGAGTCCTTCTTCCTCGAAGCCTTTCGGCGGCTTGGCGGGTCCGTCAAACAACGCGAATCCCGCCGCTACGAGATCACCCACGTTCCCGCGCCTGTGCGCAATCGGGATCGGCTGATCGGTGTCGGCGAGCCCGTCCTGCCGCGCTACGAGCGGATTGCTTTTGAGAAGAACCTTGTCGCTCCGCAGGGCCAGCCGCTCGCCGCCTTTCTCTGTCCGGGTCACCCCCTATTGGACGCCACGATTGACCTCATCCTGGAGCGTCACCGCGACCTGCTGCGCCGGGGCGCAGTCCTGGTGGACGAACGGGACATCGGCGCGAGACCTCGCGTGTTGTTCTACCTGGAGCACGCCATTGCCGACGCCGGCCTCACGCGCGCCGGTGACCGGCGTATCGCGTCCAAGCGCATGCTCTACGTCGAACTCGATGCCGACGGCAACACGCGCCACATGCACTACGCGCCCTACCTGGACTACCGGCCCATGACCGAAGACGAACCGGGTGTGGATACCATCCTTGCCCGTCCCGAGTGCGCGTGGATCAACTTCGAACTGGAGCAGAAGGCCCAAGGATACGCCGTTGCCCAGGTTGTTCCGGAGCACCTGGCGGAAGTCCGGTCCCGCCGCCTTGACCTGATAGCCAAGACTGAAGCCGCCGTTCAGGACCGGCTTACGAAGGAAATCAGCTATTGGGATCACCGTGCCGAGCAACTCAAACTTCAGGAGCAGGCCGGCAGGACCAATGCCCGCCTGAACTCCGACGAGGCCCGCAAGCGGGCCGATGCCTTACAGGGGAGGCTTCAGAAGCGTTTCGAGGAACTGAAACTCGAAAAGCAGATTGCGCCCCTTCCGCCGGTCGTCATGGGCGGGCTTCTCGTTGTTCCCGCCGGCTTGCTCGCCGCCATGACAGGAACGTCGAAGGCCGCCGTCCCGACCCATGTTGAAGATACGCAGGTCTCCGCTGCCAAGGCCCGCGCCATCGTCATGCAAACCGAACGCGATCTTGGCTTTGTCCCGACCGACCGCGAGACCGAGAAGCTTGGCTACGACATCGAGAGCCGCATACCCGGTACCGGCAAACTGCGCTTCCTCGAAGTCAAGGGTCGGGTCTCCGGCGCGCCGACCATCACCGTCACGAAGAACGAGATTCTGTATTCACTGAACAAGCCCGACGATTTCATTCTTGCCATCGTCGAGTTTGACGGATTGTCTGTCGCACCGGGCACGGGGCAGGCAGGCGACACGCACCGCGTTCACTACGTCCGCCGCCCCTTCCACCGCGAACCGGATTTCGGCGTCACCAGCGTCAACTATGACTTCGCCGAGCTGCTGGCGCGGGCGGAGGGGCCGCGATGA
- the ubiA gene encoding putative 4-hydroxybenzoate polyprenyltransferase has protein sequence MNPLGPAVRKTVVYLELVKFSHTVFALPFALMGAVLAARGIPALPTLFWIMLAMVGARSGAMAMNRLADQEFDAQNPRTQERALPKGLVRRGEVILLTLGSFALFLFAAARLNPLCLQLAPLAMAVLILYSYAKRFTFLSHLILGLALAIAPLGAWIAVTGEMATAPVVLGLAVLFWVAGFDILYAMADIDFDLVTGLHSIPARFGVPAGMAISRALHAVTLLLLLLLVFLLDLRSFYLTGVLLATGLLVYEHLLLIRHGLKRLDAAFFTTNGLLSISLFGFTLLDVLLL, from the coding sequence ATGAATCCGCTGGGGCCGGCCGTTCGTAAGACAGTCGTGTATCTTGAGCTGGTGAAGTTTTCTCATACGGTCTTCGCGCTTCCGTTCGCCCTCATGGGTGCGGTCCTGGCAGCTCGAGGAATCCCGGCGCTGCCGACACTCTTCTGGATTATGCTGGCTATGGTCGGCGCCAGGAGCGGAGCCATGGCGATGAACCGCCTGGCCGATCAGGAGTTTGATGCGCAAAATCCCCGTACGCAGGAGCGAGCCCTGCCGAAGGGTCTGGTCCGGCGCGGGGAGGTAATTCTGCTCACGCTTGGATCGTTTGCACTGTTCCTGTTTGCCGCCGCCCGACTGAATCCTCTTTGCCTACAGTTGGCTCCCTTGGCCATGGCGGTTCTGATCCTGTACTCCTACGCCAAGCGTTTTACCTTTCTGTCCCATCTGATCCTGGGGCTGGCACTCGCTATAGCGCCTCTCGGCGCATGGATCGCAGTGACCGGAGAAATGGCGACGGCACCAGTCGTGCTCGGCCTCGCCGTCCTCTTCTGGGTAGCCGGGTTCGATATCCTGTACGCCATGGCCGATATTGACTTTGACCTGGTCACCGGCCTCCATTCGATTCCGGCTCGGTTTGGAGTACCAGCCGGGATGGCCATTTCTCGAGCCCTTCACGCGGTCACCCTGCTGCTTCTGTTGCTGCTGGTTTTCCTCTTGGATCTGCGCTCTTTCTACTTAACCGGCGTCCTCCTGGCTACTGGTCTCCTGGTGTATGAGCATCTTCTCCTTATCCGTCATGGCCTGAAGCGACTCGACGCCGCCTTTTTCACGACTAACGGTCTGCTCAGCATCTCTCTATTCGGCTTCACCCTCCTCGATGTGCTTCTGTTGTAG
- the ubiE gene encoding bifunctional demethylmenaquinone methyltransferase/2-methoxy-6-polyprenyl-1,4-benzoquinol methylase UbiE: MRANEGARDGDAIRRMFGGIAPRYDLLNRLLSLARDRYWRREAVAHAQLPSGGMALDVCTGTADMALELARQFPSARAIIGVDFCLPMIRIAAEKVARKGLTDRVRVQVGSAEALPFGVDTFDAVTIAFGIRNVVDRKCGLTELCRVLRPGGVGIILEFAMPRGPLFGWLYRVYFHWGLPWLGGLISGDAQAYRYLPASVSVFPAPQELSRMMEEVGFCDVHFRTLTGGIVTLHVGKKSA, encoded by the coding sequence ATGAGGGCGAATGAAGGGGCAAGAGATGGCGACGCCATTCGTCGGATGTTTGGCGGCATCGCGCCTCGATACGATCTCCTCAATCGTCTTCTCAGTCTCGCGCGGGACCGCTATTGGCGCCGGGAGGCCGTGGCTCACGCGCAGCTCCCTTCGGGCGGGATGGCGCTGGATGTCTGCACCGGGACTGCCGACATGGCCCTCGAGTTGGCCAGACAGTTTCCTTCAGCCAGGGCGATTATCGGGGTGGACTTTTGTCTGCCGATGATTCGTATCGCGGCGGAGAAGGTAGCCCGCAAGGGCCTGACCGATCGTGTCCGGGTGCAGGTCGGCTCTGCTGAGGCTCTGCCGTTCGGCGTTGATACCTTTGATGCCGTTACCATTGCCTTCGGCATCCGCAACGTTGTAGATCGCAAGTGCGGGCTGACGGAACTGTGCAGGGTGCTGCGTCCTGGGGGCGTGGGGATCATTCTGGAGTTTGCCATGCCCCGGGGGCCACTCTTTGGGTGGCTGTATCGTGTCTATTTTCATTGGGGGCTCCCGTGGTTGGGCGGTCTGATTTCAGGGGACGCTCAGGCGTACAGATACCTTCCAGCCTCTGTATCGGTCTTCCCAGCCCCACAGGAGCTGTCCAGGATGATGGAAGAGGTGGGCTTCTGCGATGTACACTTCCGCACGCTGACCGGTGGGATTGTCACCCTTCATGTGGGAAAGAAATCGGCATGA
- a CDS encoding M48 family metalloprotease gives MGSRSRVDRRVVLLLVVGSLLGFVSPPRASGFTIISEAEENEIGKKADQEILEHFGRYRDQQLQAYVESVGQRLLDGIGPTSFHYSFKIIDTAEVNAMALPGGYIYITRGMLAMLNNEAQLAGVLGHEIGHATSRHAAKQLTKALGAQILSLGLMAVSPGGRENTGEWARVSGAIFEHILLGYGREAELEADELGLRTAYRAGYDPAEMVTFLNAMKMKERLEALGYHGFQGTHPETIDRVVKAETMASILIGQGSGSLEVKANEYKAHLDGLVYGAKQDHRRVKIYVAKEGDTPTTVARDVLGDQQLAWEVANLNGIKEATTFHQGDQVKTLSPVSTGSRGERQLELSPN, from the coding sequence ATGGGTAGCCGTAGCCGGGTCGATAGGCGCGTTGTCTTGCTCTTAGTCGTGGGATCGTTGCTTGGATTCGTTTCCCCTCCACGCGCCTCCGGTTTCACCATCATCTCTGAAGCTGAGGAGAACGAGATCGGGAAGAAGGCCGATCAGGAGATTCTTGAGCATTTTGGTCGTTACCGCGATCAGCAACTGCAAGCGTATGTGGAGTCGGTCGGCCAGCGGTTGCTTGACGGGATTGGTCCAACCAGTTTCCATTACAGTTTCAAGATCATCGATACAGCGGAAGTGAACGCGATGGCCTTGCCCGGCGGCTACATCTACATCACCAGAGGAATGCTGGCGATGCTGAATAACGAGGCGCAACTCGCGGGGGTCCTCGGCCACGAGATCGGCCACGCCACCTCTCGTCATGCGGCGAAACAGCTTACCAAAGCATTAGGCGCGCAGATCCTGTCGCTGGGTCTCATGGCCGTCAGCCCTGGCGGCCGTGAGAACACAGGGGAGTGGGCGAGGGTGTCGGGAGCCATCTTCGAACATATCCTCTTGGGGTATGGCCGAGAGGCGGAGCTGGAGGCCGACGAGCTCGGACTCCGCACAGCCTACCGCGCCGGTTACGATCCTGCGGAAATGGTGACGTTCCTCAATGCGATGAAGATGAAGGAACGACTGGAGGCGCTGGGGTATCACGGCTTTCAAGGGACTCATCCGGAGACCATCGATCGCGTCGTGAAGGCTGAGACCATGGCCTCCATTCTCATCGGGCAGGGTAGCGGCAGTCTCGAGGTGAAGGCGAACGAGTATAAAGCGCATCTCGACGGTCTGGTCTACGGGGCAAAGCAGGATCATCGACGCGTGAAGATCTATGTCGCCAAAGAGGGAGATACCCCCACAACCGTGGCCAGGGATGTGCTGGGCGATCAGCAACTGGCGTGGGAGGTGGCGAATCTGAATGGGATCAAGGAAGCGACGACCTTCCATCAGGGGGACCAGGTGAAAACGCTGTCGCCTGTGTCTACGGGATCACGTGGAGAGCGGCAGTTGGAACTCTCCCCGAACTGA
- a CDS encoding tetratricopeptide repeat protein — translation MVLLVPYSPKHCGKRRRFYGLVTALVVLALPGLSLAREGKSPDAERKPAANLATTAEAHYELGVSYHERMFADLDQAIAEYEQAIKLRGDFAEAHYYLGLSYHTKAKLSVDDKLLYRKALKEYKSYLQYLPKGPLAEKARQNLKAVELRLR, via the coding sequence ATGGTCCTATTGGTTCCCTATAGCCCGAAGCATTGTGGGAAGAGGCGGCGCTTTTACGGTCTCGTTACGGCGCTGGTTGTCCTTGCCCTGCCGGGGTTAAGTCTCGCGCGTGAGGGCAAATCGCCGGACGCCGAGCGTAAGCCGGCCGCGAATCTGGCGACGACGGCAGAGGCGCATTACGAACTCGGGGTCTCTTACCATGAGCGCATGTTTGCCGATCTCGACCAGGCGATTGCCGAGTACGAGCAGGCGATCAAGCTTCGGGGCGACTTTGCCGAGGCACACTACTATCTCGGGCTTTCGTACCATACGAAGGCCAAGTTAAGCGTTGACGATAAGCTTCTGTACCGCAAGGCGCTGAAAGAGTACAAGTCGTATCTGCAGTATCTGCCAAAGGGCCCATTGGCCGAAAAGGCCCGGCAGAACCTGAAGGCAGTGGAGTTGAGACTTCGATAG
- the glgX gene encoding glycogen debranching protein GlgX, translating into MTVVAAKNPLQVEKGSPHPLGATPDQDGVNFSLFSENATGVELLLFERHDAPEPFQVIPLDPFVNKTFHLWHVYVRGLTPGTHYAYRVDGPYDPGAGHRFNRNKVLIDPYARGNTNSLWKRADACISDDNLKTSMRSVVIDTSEYDWEGDRPLNRPMEDAIIYEMHASGFTKSPTSGVTYPGTFSGIIEKIPYLKELGVTAVELLPVFDFDETDILRVVDGQPLRNFWGYSTMGFFAPQSAFCVSPEGGCHLREFRDLVKALHRAGIEVILDVVFNHTDEGNHQGPVFSFKGIDNRVYYFLVPWDRQFYLDYSGCGNTFNCNHPIAQKLIVECLRYWVRETHVDGFRFDEGSILSRGEDGAPLPHPPVVWQIELDEELAETKVIAEAWDAAGLYQIGHFPGDRWAEWNGRYRDDIRRFVKGEPGLVGAVASRLAGSADLYQALGELPINSINFITCHDGFTMNDLVSYNTKHNEGNGEGNRDGINDNLSWNYGVEGDTADPAVDALRERQIKNFATILLLSRGVPMILSGDEVRRTQKGNNNAYCQDNEIGWFDWMLAQKHREGIFRFWKRMIEFRKSHSTLHRRFFFSGAVNERGLPDVSWHGCKLNQPGWSDPDARALGVTLGGFDNEPDIHVMLNMYWERLEFEIPPVPGRQWFKTIDTALPSPQDIIDPGNEIALDANVCTIEGRSIVVLVSGPLGSIVR; encoded by the coding sequence ATGACGGTCGTTGCTGCCAAGAATCCGCTCCAGGTTGAGAAGGGATCGCCCCATCCGCTCGGGGCAACCCCTGATCAAGACGGTGTAAATTTCTCGCTGTTTTCGGAGAACGCGACCGGCGTCGAACTGCTGTTGTTCGAGCGACATGATGCGCCCGAACCGTTTCAGGTTATCCCGCTCGATCCCTTCGTGAACAAAACCTTCCATTTGTGGCATGTCTACGTCCGTGGATTAACACCGGGCACGCACTACGCCTACCGAGTAGACGGCCCTTACGATCCGGGGGCCGGGCATCGTTTCAATCGGAACAAGGTGCTGATCGATCCGTACGCCAGAGGCAACACGAACAGCCTCTGGAAGCGCGCAGATGCCTGCATCTCTGACGACAACCTCAAAACCTCTATGCGATCCGTCGTGATCGATACGTCGGAATATGACTGGGAAGGGGATCGGCCGCTGAACCGGCCCATGGAGGACGCGATCATCTATGAGATGCACGCAAGCGGCTTCACCAAGTCACCTACCTCCGGGGTCACGTATCCCGGCACCTTCTCAGGCATCATCGAGAAGATTCCCTACCTCAAGGAGTTGGGCGTCACCGCCGTCGAACTGCTGCCGGTGTTTGACTTTGATGAAACGGACATCCTCCGGGTAGTGGATGGCCAGCCTCTCCGGAACTTCTGGGGGTATAGCACCATGGGGTTTTTCGCGCCGCAATCCGCCTTTTGCGTCTCCCCGGAAGGCGGCTGTCATCTACGAGAGTTTCGCGATCTAGTGAAGGCGCTGCACAGGGCCGGCATCGAGGTGATTCTCGATGTCGTCTTCAATCACACCGATGAGGGCAATCACCAGGGACCCGTCTTCTCTTTTAAGGGGATCGATAACCGCGTCTATTATTTCCTGGTGCCGTGGGACAGACAGTTCTATCTTGATTACTCAGGCTGCGGCAATACCTTCAACTGCAATCATCCGATTGCGCAAAAGCTCATCGTGGAGTGTCTGCGGTATTGGGTTCGAGAGACGCACGTCGATGGATTTCGGTTTGACGAGGGCTCGATTCTGTCGCGGGGCGAGGATGGTGCTCCCCTTCCGCATCCCCCGGTCGTCTGGCAGATCGAGCTGGATGAGGAGCTGGCGGAGACGAAGGTGATCGCCGAGGCGTGGGATGCCGCTGGCCTGTATCAGATCGGCCATTTTCCCGGCGATCGCTGGGCGGAGTGGAACGGTCGGTATCGTGACGACATCCGTCGATTTGTCAAGGGGGAGCCCGGGCTTGTCGGCGCTGTGGCGTCCCGGCTGGCCGGGAGCGCGGACCTCTATCAGGCGCTCGGGGAACTGCCGATCAACAGCATCAACTTCATCACCTGTCATGATGGCTTTACCATGAACGACCTGGTCTCCTACAACACAAAGCACAATGAGGGAAACGGCGAGGGCAACCGGGACGGCATCAATGACAATCTGAGCTGGAACTATGGCGTAGAGGGCGACACGGCAGATCCCGCCGTTGACGCGCTCCGGGAGCGCCAGATCAAGAACTTCGCCACGATCCTGCTGCTGTCGCGAGGGGTGCCGATGATCTTATCCGGGGATGAGGTCCGCCGGACGCAGAAGGGGAACAATAACGCCTACTGCCAGGATAATGAGATCGGTTGGTTTGACTGGATGCTCGCGCAGAAGCATCGGGAGGGGATATTCCGGTTCTGGAAGCGGATGATCGAATTTCGGAAGAGCCATTCGACCCTTCACCGCCGATTCTTCTTCAGCGGAGCGGTCAATGAGCGGGGGCTACCGGATGTTTCTTGGCATGGCTGCAAGTTGAATCAGCCAGGCTGGTCCGATCCGGACGCTCGGGCGCTGGGCGTAACGCTGGGCGGATTCGATAACGAACCGGACATTCACGTCATGCTGAACATGTACTGGGAGCGCCTCGAATTTGAAATCCCACCGGTGCCTGGTCGGCAATGGTTTAAGACGATCGATACGGCTCTACCCTCGCCTCAGGACATCATAGACCCCGGAAACGAGATTGCGCTTGACGCGAATGTCTGTACTATTGAGGGCCGGAGCATTGTTGTGCTCGTCTCAGGCCCACTGGGTTCGATTGTCCGCTGA
- a CDS encoding trypsin-like serine protease: MEMKKWQPKKPKSQPPLMPDQVIRLKDVIKRMDIPNELQSLKSSHSLTVVGAASDYKLESNLYKIALKKKGMSAWNIRAQSTIRGLPGMEAGRISRDEVKKTKGAGGLVKGHRPEWADLVHYPKMSPGIIRANLRRINGRRVRPHYVFGNDDRQPFFPSGYPWQCIGRVFAWTDPSNPNWAWSGSGALVTRNTILTAGHVAPWGVDPWMVLFVPAYYNGSSTLGSNVYSYVESYWGYNTNDQVSAWDYCVMKLYDPLGDSLGWFGSKTYDDGWNDGNYWNLVGYPGAVASAEQPSWQGGISFHDDDEDGDAMELETDNGDSSPGDSGGPFFAWWDDGWPYIVGEVSGQEEEYSFPFSTEDNNIAAAGSPMVDLIIWAQNNWP; encoded by the coding sequence ATGGAAATGAAGAAATGGCAACCAAAAAAACCGAAGTCTCAGCCACCATTGATGCCAGATCAGGTAATCCGACTGAAAGACGTAATAAAGCGCATGGACATTCCCAATGAGTTACAGTCGCTTAAGTCTTCGCACAGTCTGACAGTTGTGGGAGCTGCAAGCGACTACAAATTGGAGAGTAACCTCTATAAGATTGCACTAAAAAAGAAGGGGATGAGTGCGTGGAATATACGTGCACAAAGCACCATCCGTGGGCTGCCCGGCATGGAAGCCGGTCGCATCTCGCGCGATGAAGTAAAGAAGACCAAAGGGGCGGGCGGCTTAGTCAAAGGGCATCGCCCTGAGTGGGCTGATTTGGTTCACTATCCGAAGATGTCACCAGGGATCATCCGCGCAAACCTGCGGCGCATCAATGGCCGTCGGGTTCGGCCGCACTACGTATTCGGCAACGACGATCGCCAGCCGTTCTTCCCCTCCGGCTACCCCTGGCAGTGCATCGGGCGGGTCTTCGCCTGGACGGATCCCTCCAACCCCAACTGGGCGTGGTCGGGATCGGGTGCGTTAGTGACCCGTAACACGATATTGACGGCCGGACACGTGGCACCCTGGGGGGTGGACCCGTGGATGGTATTGTTCGTACCCGCGTATTATAACGGCTCTTCGACCCTAGGCTCCAATGTATACTCATACGTGGAAAGCTACTGGGGCTATAACACGAATGATCAAGTTTCAGCCTGGGATTACTGTGTGATGAAGCTCTACGATCCGCTTGGCGACTCGCTGGGCTGGTTCGGTAGTAAGACCTACGACGATGGCTGGAACGACGGAAACTACTGGAATCTTGTTGGGTATCCCGGTGCCGTGGCAAGCGCCGAGCAGCCCTCGTGGCAAGGTGGTATCAGCTTCCACGACGACGACGAAGACGGAGATGCGATGGAATTGGAGACCGATAACGGGGATTCCTCGCCGGGCGACTCCGGTGGACCCTTCTTTGCGTGGTGGGACGACGGTTGGCCCTACATCGTAGGCGAGGTTTCAGGCCAAGAAGAAGAATATAGCTTTCCGTTCTCGACTGAAGACAATAACATCGCGGCTGCTGGATCACCGATGGTTGATCTGATCATCTGGGCGCAGAACAATTGGCCATAA